Genomic segment of Labilithrix sp.:
TCATGTGCATCGGTGCGCGGAGGCGTCAAATATGCGGCGCCTCTCGCGAGTCGCTCGGATCACTCGGCGGTGACGAGGATGTCGTCGATCCAGTACTCCACGGTGCCCGGGCTCTCCTCCGCCCACGGCATGCCAATCGCGGCGTAGCGCTCCTGATCGCGCGGCTCGAACGGGACGTTCTCGCGCCCCTTCGGCGGCGCGCCGTCGATCGAGATCTCCGCCTTCAGAGAGGCGACCCCTTGCATCATGACGCGCATCGTGACCCGTTGCCATACGCCCGGCGTGACGTCGGCGATGTGGAGCGGCGGGCCGAGGTCCCCCGGCGCAGCGTGAAACCGAACGGTCAGCGCCGGCTTCCCCCCGAAGTGCTCGATGTCGAGGTGCGTGTTGCGTCCGCCGACGTTGATCCCGGCGATCTCGTTGCGATGCGCGGGCTCCTGCGGCGCGGCGACGACGCGGAGCTCGAACGAGAGCGTGTAGGCGGAGGCGTCCTTGGGAGACACGTCGAACACGTCGCGCAGCACAGACCTGCCGTGGATCGAGACCCTCCCGACGTTCCCTCGTCCCGGATCCCCCGACGGATGCCTGACGACGACCCCCTCCTCCGGGACGCTCTCCCATCCCGGGTGACGGTCGCCCTCGAAGTCCTCGCACGCCACGTGTCTCGCGGCCGTCATGCAAAACGACGCGTCCCGCGGCGCGGCGTCCGCGATCGACTGAACCCCCGCGTCGACGGGCGCCTTCTCCTCGACCGGCGGCGGCTCGCTACCGAACGGCGCGCACGCGCCGAGCACCGCGACGAGGACGGAGAGACGCATGGGTAGAGCCTACTTCCCTCCGACCGCGCGACCAGTAGGCAATTCTGCCAGTAGGCAATTTTGCCAGTAGGCAACCTTGCCTACCTGACGACATCGGGTAAGGTCGAGCGTGTGTTCCGCTCGAATGCGCCGGTGACGGCGACCGCGTTCCATGATCGGCAGACCGAGCTGGCCGGCCTCCTCGACGCGTTCGAGGCGCTGCGCCAGGGTGCGCCGCGCTGGCTCGCCATCGTCGGACCGCGCAAGGTCGGCAAGACCAGCTTGCTGCTGGAGGCCTCGCGCCGGTCGCCCAGCGGCGTGCACGTGGCGCTGCTCGACGTCTTCGAGCGCGCCCCGCTCGATCTCGACGTGTTTCGGCTGCTCGCCGCGCGGGCGCTGGACGCGCTGCTCGCGGAGGAGGCGGGCGCCTCGTTTGCCCGCCGGCTCCACACGCCGGCGGAGTTCCGCGCGCTCCTTCACAAGACAGGCTCGCTCCGGAACGCGAGCGCCGATCTCCATTCCGATCTGGACCGGCTCCCGGACGAGCCGGCCACCCCCGACGCCGTGCGGCGCTGGCTGCATCTGCCGGAGGAGCTCTGCGCGCTCCTCGACCGCAAGCTGGTGCTCGCGATCGACGAGGTGCAGGAGCTCGGCTCGCTCAGCCGGTTCGAACCGTTCGTCGCGATGCGCGCGGCGTGGCAGCGGCACGAGCGCGTCGCGTACGTCATCTCGGGCTCGGCAGAGAGCACGCTGCGCGAGCTCGTGACGGCGCGCCACTCGCCGTTCTTCCAGCACTTCACGCTCTTCGAGCTCGGCCCCTTTCACCCCGCCGACGCGATCAAGCTCCTCGTCGACGCGGCGCCGCCCGACCGTCCGATCCCCAAGGCGATCGCCGCGCGGCTCGTCGAGGTCATCGGCACGCACCCCTTCTACCTGCAGATGGCGGGGGAAGCGCTCGTGACCGAGCCGCCTCCGTACGACGACGAGAGCCTCAAGGCGATGGTTCAGGCGCTCGTCTTCTCGCGCACCGGCCGGCTCGCGCTGTACTTCGAGAACGAATACGCCCGCGCGGTCGGCAAGGCGACGACCGCCGCCGCGACGCTCGCGGCGGTCGCGGAGCTCGGGCCCACGCGAATGACGGACGTGGCGAAGGCGATCGGCGCGTCGACGGCCTCGACCGCTCGCTACCTCGAGCGCCTGGGAGACACCATCGTCCGCGCCGACGACGGACGTTACTCCCTCGCCGATCCGCTCTTCGGCTCGTGGGTGCGCTGGCGCGGCCCCGGCGGCACGGTCGTGCCGATGACGATCGTCGGCGACGAGGCCGAGCAGGCCGTGGCCCGGCACCTGTCCGATCTCGGCTTCGATCTCGTCTACCAGTCGCGTGCGTCGCGCGGCGCGTTCGACCTGCTCGCGCTGCGCGGGCACGAGCAGCTCGGCCTCCAGGTGAAGCGCGCCGCGCCGCCGCTGCGCTTCGCGAACGCCGACTGGAAGCGCATGGAAGCCGACGCCCAACGGTTCGGCTGGCGCTGGGCGATCGCTTCGGTGGACGCCGCGGGAGAGGTCAAGATGCTCGATCCCGCGAAGGCGACCCGCGGCCGAGAGCGGCGCCTCGCGCAGGCCGCCGTCATCGAGAACCTGCTGCGCTGGCTCGATCGTCCGTCCAAGCACCGGCGATGATCAGCGACGGAGGTGGAGCGTCTTCGACGGGTCGCGCTGCTGCGCGGTCGGGGCGTGCGCGCCGGGGGCGTCGACGAACTCGATCTCGCTCTCCGGCTTGCTCGTCATGTCCGGATCCACCGCCGCGGTCGGATCGGTGCCGGGCGCCGTCGGCGTGCTCGCCTCCGGCGGCGCCGGGGCCGGGTTGCCGCCGAGCTCCTCGTCCTCCTCCGGCAACGAGGGGAGCTGCGCGACGTCGAAGCCGACCGGGACCTTGTAGATCTCGGTCGTCGGCGGGTACTGGTCCTTCTCCTCCGTCTTCCGCTTCGTCCCGTTCGCGTACGTGAACGTGCGCGTGATCTTGATCTTGTAACCCTTGATGCCGTGCTGCTTGACGACGACCTTCTTGCCGGAGAGCGTCGGGTCCTCCTCGATCTTCCGCTTGTATGGGATCGTCTCGTCGACCTCGCGGCTGAAGCCGACCTTCACCGGCTTCTCCTTCCCGAGCAGCTCGACGCGCAGCTTGCCGCCGACCGTCTTGGCGTGGACGACGACGGGAAACGGATGCGGGTTCCGGACCTTGAGGTCGACCGCCGGATACACGACGGTGGAGTCGAGGCCCATCGGGATGTACGCGCTCGGACGCGAGTGCGGCAGGCGCTCGAGCACGTCGAAGCCGCCGAAGAAGATCGCGGCGTGGAACGTCGACGCGACCTGGCACGTGCCTCCGCCGATCCCCTCGACCATCTCGCCCTTGAAGATCTCCCAGCTCTTCTCGAAGCCGTTCGACTCGCTGCGCTCGCCGATGACCTCGTTGAAGCTCACCATCTCGCCGGGCGAGATGACGAGGCCGTCGAGCTTCTGC
This window contains:
- a CDS encoding ATP-binding protein, which translates into the protein MFRSNAPVTATAFHDRQTELAGLLDAFEALRQGAPRWLAIVGPRKVGKTSLLLEASRRSPSGVHVALLDVFERAPLDLDVFRLLAARALDALLAEEAGASFARRLHTPAEFRALLHKTGSLRNASADLHSDLDRLPDEPATPDAVRRWLHLPEELCALLDRKLVLAIDEVQELGSLSRFEPFVAMRAAWQRHERVAYVISGSAESTLRELVTARHSPFFQHFTLFELGPFHPADAIKLLVDAAPPDRPIPKAIAARLVEVIGTHPFYLQMAGEALVTEPPPYDDESLKAMVQALVFSRTGRLALYFENEYARAVGKATTAAATLAAVAELGPTRMTDVAKAIGASTASTARYLERLGDTIVRADDGRYSLADPLFGSWVRWRGPGGTVVPMTIVGDEAEQAVARHLSDLGFDLVYQSRASRGAFDLLALRGHEQLGLQVKRAAPPLRFANADWKRMEADAQRFGWRWAIASVDAAGEVKMLDPAKATRGRERRLAQAAVIENLLRWLDRPSKHRR
- a CDS encoding VanW family protein — its product is MRYVPPARRPHRWGLRIGLAAAMFAALGAGAFAAKGRWFPDARVLPGVKIDGVTLPAGADPKAFADERATALLARKVSLHLGGKSVLEGTLGELGVRVDTARSAAFAERVGKDGDVLGRAYAADEAREGRVDVPLFVSLDREAALSRLVALKEVEDTQPVSARLDLDKHETIAERDGHYIDADETLAAIEETARAARGADAVAITLPTRSFVPRVSSAFLKSLEISAVVAEYETFFSRSGDQSRRGKNIDNAAQKLDGLVISPGEMVSFNEVIGERSESNGFEKSWEIFKGEMVEGIGGGTCQVASTFHAAIFFGGFDVLERLPHSRPSAYIPMGLDSTVVYPAVDLKVRNPHPFPVVVHAKTVGGKLRVELLGKEKPVKVGFSREVDETIPYKRKIEEDPTLSGKKVVVKQHGIKGYKIKITRTFTYANGTKRKTEEKDQYPPTTEIYKVPVGFDVAQLPSLPEEDEELGGNPAPAPPEASTPTAPGTDPTAAVDPDMTSKPESEIEFVDAPGAHAPTAQQRDPSKTLHLRR